One genomic segment of Mycolicibacterium psychrotolerans includes these proteins:
- a CDS encoding DUF3000 domain-containing protein, whose amino-acid sequence MNATTVRPEIELGPIRPPQRLAPYSYALGAEVKHAEAAIVPERSDGDAFGRLILLHDPEGADAWDGTMRLVAYIQADLDSSEAVDPLLPEVAWSWLVDALAERSEHLTALGGTVTATTSVRYGDISGPPRAHQLELRASWTATTLDLGPHVEAFCDVLEHAAGLPPAGVTDLGSRTRA is encoded by the coding sequence ATGAATGCCACCACCGTGCGACCGGAGATCGAGCTGGGGCCGATCCGCCCACCACAGCGCCTGGCGCCCTACAGCTACGCGCTGGGCGCCGAGGTCAAGCATGCCGAGGCCGCGATCGTCCCGGAACGCTCCGACGGCGACGCCTTCGGCCGGCTGATCCTGCTGCACGATCCCGAGGGCGCCGACGCCTGGGACGGCACCATGCGGCTGGTCGCCTACATCCAGGCCGACCTGGACTCCAGCGAGGCGGTGGACCCGCTGCTGCCCGAGGTGGCCTGGAGCTGGCTGGTCGACGCGCTCGCCGAGCGCTCGGAACACCTCACCGCGCTGGGCGGCACCGTCACCGCGACGACGTCGGTGCGCTACGGCGACATCTCCGGCCCGCCGCGCGCGCACCAGCTGGAGCTGCGGGCGTCCTGGACCGCGACGACTCTCGACCTCGGTCCGCATGTCGAAGCGTTCTGCGACGTGCTCGAGCACGCCGCCGGACTGCCGCCGGCCGGGGTGACCGACCTGGGCTCGCGCACCCGCGCGTGA
- a CDS encoding HRDC domain-containing protein, with amino-acid sequence MTDSDTAGVDSDAEVPETDAVPLLAPRDGVPGVSVSRSEISRAADLLASGTGPFAVDAERASGFRYSNRAYLVQIRRAGAGTVLIDPVSHGGDALEVLAPLAEVLAEDQWVLHAADQDLPCLAEIGMQPPSLYDTELAGRLANFDRVNLASMVQQLLGYQLTKGHGAADWSKRPLPDDWLNYAALDVEVLTELRDAIDALLSEQGKTDWARQEFEYLRTAESSPTRRDRWRRTSGIHKVRDPRTLAAVRELWLTRDQIARRRDIAPGRILPDSAIITAATTNPDTVEKLTALPVFGGSRQRRSAQVWLDALERARNAEPPSAQEPSNGPPPASRWARRKPEAAARLEAARTAINERAQQISVPPENLLSPDIVRRLCWDWVAVDDTAGAVEAFLAATTARQWQRELTVPVLTAALTAAEPTSSP; translated from the coding sequence ATGACCGATTCCGACACCGCCGGCGTCGACTCCGACGCCGAAGTCCCCGAGACCGACGCCGTCCCGCTGCTGGCCCCCCGCGACGGCGTGCCGGGCGTTTCCGTCAGTCGCAGCGAGATCAGCAGGGCCGCAGACCTTCTTGCCTCGGGCACCGGCCCGTTCGCCGTCGACGCCGAGCGCGCGTCGGGTTTCCGCTACTCCAACCGCGCCTATCTGGTGCAGATCCGCCGGGCCGGGGCCGGCACCGTGCTGATCGACCCGGTCAGCCATGGCGGTGACGCGCTGGAGGTGCTTGCCCCGCTGGCCGAGGTGCTCGCCGAGGACCAGTGGGTGCTGCACGCCGCCGACCAGGACCTGCCGTGCCTGGCCGAGATCGGCATGCAGCCGCCCTCGCTCTACGACACCGAGCTCGCCGGACGGCTGGCCAACTTCGACCGGGTGAACCTCGCCTCGATGGTTCAGCAGCTGCTGGGTTATCAGCTCACCAAGGGCCACGGCGCCGCTGACTGGTCGAAGCGGCCGCTGCCCGACGACTGGCTCAACTACGCCGCGCTGGACGTCGAGGTACTGACCGAATTGCGCGACGCGATCGACGCGCTGCTGAGCGAACAGGGCAAGACGGACTGGGCGCGGCAGGAGTTCGAGTACCTGCGCACCGCCGAGAGTTCACCCACCCGCAGGGACCGGTGGCGGCGCACGTCCGGCATCCACAAGGTCCGCGATCCGCGCACGCTGGCGGCGGTGCGTGAGCTGTGGCTCACCCGCGACCAGATCGCCCGCCGCCGCGATATCGCCCCGGGGCGCATCCTGCCCGACAGCGCGATCATCACCGCCGCCACCACCAACCCCGACACGGTCGAGAAGCTGACCGCGCTGCCGGTGTTCGGCGGCTCCCGTCAGCGGCGCAGCGCGCAGGTGTGGCTCGACGCGCTCGAACGCGCGCGCAACGCCGAACCGCCGTCGGCCCAGGAGCCGTCCAACGGCCCGCCGCCCGCGTCCCGCTGGGCGCGGCGCAAACCCGAGGCGGCGGCCCGGCTGGAGGCCGCCCGCACAGCGATCAACGAACGGGCACAACAGATTTCAGTCCCGCCAGAGAACCTGCTCTCCCCCGATATCGTGCGCAGGCTGTGCTGGGACTGGGTGGCGGTCGACGACACCGCAGGCGCCGTCGAAGCGTTCCTCGCCGCGACCACCGCCCGGCAGTGGCAGCGCGAACTGACGGTGCCCGTGCTGACCGCGGCGTTGACGGCGGCGGAGCCTACCAGCTCGCCGTGA
- a CDS encoding alpha/beta fold hydrolase, giving the protein MDPALERWKAAGQYFDYLGFDVFYRCEGQGPALLLVHGYPFNSYDWAALWPALTSRFRVIAPDMMGMGFSAKPSAYRYTVGDHADMHEALLADLGVHSAHVLAHDLGDSVAQELLARKVFGEQAYAGWDIESITWLNGGLFTEAYTPRLMQKLMSGTPLGDLMSPLQGSALSRRVLEPTINEMFGPNTKPTREMMQTFHEILEWNDGKRVLHQVGRFLDDRRTHRNRWVRAMRETSVPMRLIDGPVDPNSGAHMARRYAEVVPEADVVMLADDIGHWPQIEAPEAVLQHFLAHVERVTASW; this is encoded by the coding sequence GTGGATCCCGCGCTGGAACGGTGGAAGGCTGCCGGACAGTATTTCGACTACCTCGGCTTCGACGTCTTCTACCGCTGCGAGGGGCAGGGCCCGGCTCTGCTGCTGGTGCACGGCTACCCGTTCAACAGCTATGACTGGGCGGCGCTGTGGCCGGCGTTGACGTCCCGTTTCCGCGTCATCGCGCCCGACATGATGGGCATGGGCTTCTCGGCCAAGCCGAGTGCCTACCGATACACGGTCGGTGACCATGCCGACATGCACGAGGCACTGCTGGCCGACCTCGGTGTGCACTCGGCACACGTGCTGGCCCACGACCTCGGCGACTCCGTGGCCCAGGAACTGTTGGCCCGCAAGGTGTTCGGTGAGCAGGCCTATGCTGGCTGGGACATCGAGTCGATCACCTGGCTCAACGGCGGGCTGTTCACCGAGGCCTACACGCCGCGCCTGATGCAGAAGCTGATGTCGGGGACGCCACTGGGCGACCTGATGAGTCCGCTGCAGGGCAGCGCGCTGTCGCGCCGCGTGCTCGAGCCGACCATCAACGAGATGTTCGGCCCGAACACCAAGCCGACGCGGGAGATGATGCAGACGTTCCACGAGATCCTCGAGTGGAATGACGGGAAGCGGGTGCTGCACCAGGTCGGGCGATTCCTCGACGACCGCCGTACCCACCGCAACCGGTGGGTACGCGCCATGCGGGAGACCTCGGTGCCGATGCGGCTGATCGACGGGCCCGTCGACCCCAACTCCGGTGCCCACATGGCGCGCCGCTACGCCGAGGTCGTCCCCGAAGCCGACGTCGTGATGCTCGCCGACGACATCGGGCACTGGCCGCAGATCGAAGCGCCCGAGGCGGTGCTGCAGCACTTCCTCGCGCACGTCGAGCGGGTCACGGCGAGCTGGTAG
- a CDS encoding thiamine pyrophosphate-dependent enzyme produces MAEPIDEYFAATILALTAPSVPNVDVLQGISARDCLDVFDAQLGSRHLDLAARWLRSKNKGFYTIGSSGHESNAGVAAALRPTDPALLHYRSGGFYLARAAQVDGSDPLRDVLLGMVAATAEPISGGRHKVFGRHDLHVIPQTSTIASHLPRALGVAFSIPRSRKLGVECPWPADALAVGSFGDASANHSTAVGAINAAMHSAYQGVPMPLLFVCEDNGIGISVKTPQGWIARTYGDRADLRYFTADGTSLPEVLTVAAQAAEYVRAQRRPAFLHLRTVRLMGHAGSDYEPGYRRNDEIAADYPRDPVLCTARVLVEAGVLTPQQALDAYEEKRSKVLALAAEVAELRQLDNSRAVMTPLRDALDDAVTATTRAAAEYVERNGPPVTVAQAINQALGQVLADQPAAMVFGEDVGRKGGVYGVTRGLQAAAGAARVFDTLLDEQSILGLALGAGVSGLLPIPEIQYLAYLHNAADQIRGEAATLQFFSNRQYRNPMVVRIAGYGYQKGFGGHFHNDNSITALRDLPGVVVATPARPDDAAAMLRSCVTAARAAGTVCLFVEPIALYHTRDLYDDGDDLWLAPDTGAVAPIGSPRTYGDGSDLTILTFGNGVPMSLRVARRVAGRGIAVRVVDLRWLSPLPLSDMLAEAEATGRVLVVDETRRSGGVSEGVVTALVDGGYAGALARVASHDSFIPLGDAALQVLLSEDTIEAAALELVERRR; encoded by the coding sequence ATGGCCGAACCGATCGACGAATACTTCGCCGCGACCATTTTGGCGCTGACCGCGCCGAGCGTCCCGAATGTTGATGTGCTGCAGGGTATCTCCGCTCGGGACTGCCTCGATGTGTTCGATGCGCAGCTCGGCAGCAGGCATCTCGACCTCGCGGCCCGCTGGCTGCGGTCGAAGAACAAGGGGTTCTACACGATCGGTTCGTCGGGGCATGAGAGCAACGCCGGCGTCGCCGCGGCGTTGCGGCCCACCGATCCGGCCCTGCTGCATTACCGCTCCGGCGGCTTCTACCTGGCCCGGGCCGCCCAGGTCGACGGCAGCGATCCGCTGCGCGATGTGCTGCTCGGGATGGTCGCCGCGACCGCAGAGCCCATCTCCGGCGGCCGACACAAGGTGTTCGGCCGCCACGATCTGCATGTCATACCGCAGACCTCGACCATCGCCTCACACCTGCCACGGGCGCTCGGCGTCGCGTTCTCGATTCCGCGCTCACGGAAGCTAGGGGTCGAGTGTCCGTGGCCTGCTGACGCTCTGGCGGTGGGCAGTTTCGGCGACGCGTCGGCCAATCACTCGACCGCGGTCGGCGCCATCAACGCCGCCATGCACAGCGCCTACCAGGGTGTCCCGATGCCGCTGCTGTTCGTCTGTGAGGACAACGGGATCGGGATCAGCGTCAAGACACCGCAGGGCTGGATCGCGCGGACCTACGGCGATCGCGCCGACCTCCGTTACTTCACCGCCGACGGAACCAGCCTGCCCGAGGTGCTGACCGTCGCGGCGCAGGCCGCCGAATACGTTCGAGCGCAGCGTCGTCCGGCCTTCCTGCACTTGCGTACGGTGCGCTTGATGGGCCACGCCGGGTCGGATTACGAGCCCGGTTACCGCAGGAACGACGAGATCGCCGCCGATTACCCGCGCGATCCGGTGCTGTGCACGGCGCGGGTGCTCGTCGAAGCGGGCGTGCTCACTCCGCAGCAGGCGCTGGACGCCTACGAGGAGAAACGCTCGAAGGTGCTCGCCCTGGCCGCCGAGGTGGCCGAACTCCGGCAGCTGGACAACTCCCGCGCGGTGATGACGCCGCTGCGCGACGCTCTCGACGACGCGGTGACGGCGACGACGAGGGCCGCAGCCGAATACGTCGAGCGCAACGGCCCGCCGGTGACGGTCGCCCAGGCGATCAACCAGGCGCTGGGGCAGGTGCTCGCCGACCAGCCCGCAGCGATGGTGTTCGGGGAGGACGTCGGCCGCAAGGGCGGCGTCTACGGGGTGACGCGCGGGCTGCAAGCGGCTGCAGGCGCGGCGCGGGTGTTCGACACGCTGCTCGACGAGCAGTCGATTCTCGGACTCGCTCTGGGAGCCGGCGTTTCGGGCCTGCTGCCGATTCCGGAGATCCAGTACCTGGCGTACCTGCACAACGCCGCCGACCAGATCCGCGGGGAGGCCGCGACACTGCAGTTCTTCTCGAATCGGCAGTACCGCAATCCGATGGTGGTGCGGATCGCCGGGTACGGCTATCAGAAGGGCTTCGGCGGCCACTTCCACAACGACAACTCGATCACAGCGTTGCGGGATCTTCCCGGCGTGGTGGTGGCGACCCCGGCGCGGCCCGACGACGCCGCGGCGATGCTGCGGTCCTGCGTCACTGCGGCCCGCGCGGCGGGAACCGTCTGTCTGTTCGTGGAACCTATCGCGCTGTACCACACCCGTGATCTGTACGACGACGGCGACGACCTGTGGCTGGCGCCCGACACCGGAGCAGTGGCGCCGATCGGCAGCCCCCGCACTTACGGCGACGGCTCCGACCTGACAATCCTGACGTTTGGTAACGGTGTCCCGATGAGCCTGCGGGTGGCGCGCCGGGTGGCCGGCCGCGGCATCGCCGTCCGGGTGGTCGACCTTCGCTGGCTGTCGCCACTTCCCCTGTCCGACATGCTGGCCGAGGCCGAGGCGACCGGTCGGGTACTCGTGGTGGACGAGACGCGGCGCAGCGGAGGGGTGAGCGAGGGTGTCGTCACCGCGCTCGTCGACGGCGGCTATGCAGGAGCGCTGGCCCGCGTCGCGAGCCACGACAGCTTCATTCCGCTCGGCGACGCTGCGCTGCAGGTGCTTCTGAGTGAGGACACGATCGAGGCTGCGGCCCTCGAACTGGTCGAGCGCCGTCGGTAG
- the dxs gene encoding 1-deoxy-D-xylulose-5-phosphate synthase encodes MLEQIRGPADLQHLSQAQVDALAREIRDFLIHKVAATGGHLGPNLGVVELTLALHRVFDSPHDPILFDTGHQAYVHKMLTGRCQDFETLRKKDGLSGYPSREESEHDWVESSHASSSLSYADGLAKAFELSGHRNRHVVAVVGDGALTGGMCWEALNNIAASKRPIVIVVNDNGRSYAPTIGGFAEHLAGLRLQPGYERVLEEGRKAVRGLPVIGEFCYQCMHSVKAGIKDALSPQVMFTDLGLKYVGPIDGHDEHAVESALRHARAFNAPVVVHVVTRKGMGYAPAENDEDDQMHACGVIDPETGLATTVPGPGWTSAFSDSLIQLAAKRRDVVAITAAMPGPTGLSAFRLRYPDRFFDVGIAEQHAITSAAGLAMGGMHPVVAVYSTFLNRAFDQVMMDVALHKLPVTIVLDRSGVTGPDGASHNGMWDLSILGVVPGMRVAAPRDGARLREELAEALDVNDGPTAIRFPKGDVGEDISAIERRDGVDVLALPADGLSDDVLVIAVGPFAAMALAIAERLRNQGIGVTVVDPRWVLPVPTALHGLAARHKLVVTLEDNGVHGGVGSAVSSALRRAEIDVPCRDAALPQEFFAHASRGEVLTSVGLTERNIARQITGWVAALGAGAAEKEVSRQLD; translated from the coding sequence ATGCTTGAACAGATCCGCGGTCCCGCTGATCTGCAGCACCTGTCGCAGGCACAGGTGGACGCGCTGGCCCGTGAAATCCGTGACTTCCTGATCCACAAGGTCGCGGCAACCGGCGGGCATCTGGGACCCAACCTCGGTGTCGTCGAACTGACGTTGGCGCTGCACCGCGTCTTCGACTCCCCGCACGATCCGATCCTGTTCGACACCGGTCACCAGGCCTATGTGCACAAGATGCTGACGGGCCGGTGCCAGGACTTCGAGACGCTGCGCAAGAAGGACGGCCTGTCGGGCTACCCGTCGCGCGAGGAGAGCGAGCACGACTGGGTGGAGTCCAGCCACGCCAGCTCGTCCCTGTCCTACGCCGACGGTCTGGCCAAGGCGTTCGAACTCAGCGGGCACCGCAACCGCCACGTGGTGGCCGTCGTCGGCGACGGCGCGCTCACCGGCGGGATGTGCTGGGAGGCGTTGAACAACATCGCGGCCTCCAAGCGGCCGATCGTGATCGTCGTCAACGACAACGGCCGCAGCTACGCCCCGACCATCGGCGGCTTCGCCGAGCACCTGGCCGGGCTGCGGCTGCAACCCGGCTACGAGCGCGTGCTCGAGGAGGGTCGCAAGGCCGTGCGCGGACTTCCCGTCATCGGCGAGTTCTGCTACCAGTGCATGCACAGCGTCAAGGCCGGCATCAAGGACGCGCTGTCGCCGCAGGTGATGTTCACCGATCTCGGCCTGAAGTACGTCGGACCGATCGACGGTCACGACGAACACGCCGTGGAGAGTGCGCTGCGGCACGCGCGGGCGTTCAACGCCCCCGTCGTGGTGCACGTCGTCACCCGCAAGGGCATGGGCTACGCGCCCGCGGAGAACGACGAAGACGACCAGATGCACGCGTGCGGCGTCATCGACCCGGAGACCGGGCTGGCCACCACGGTGCCCGGGCCGGGTTGGACCTCGGCGTTCTCCGACTCGCTGATCCAGCTCGCGGCCAAGCGCCGCGACGTGGTGGCGATCACCGCCGCGATGCCCGGCCCGACCGGCCTCAGTGCGTTCCGGCTGCGGTACCCGGACCGGTTCTTCGACGTCGGCATCGCCGAGCAGCACGCGATCACCTCGGCCGCCGGCCTGGCGATGGGCGGGATGCATCCCGTCGTCGCCGTGTACTCCACGTTCCTCAACCGCGCGTTCGACCAGGTGATGATGGACGTCGCGCTGCACAAGCTGCCCGTGACGATCGTGCTCGACCGGTCAGGCGTCACCGGACCCGACGGCGCCAGCCACAACGGCATGTGGGATCTGTCGATCCTCGGTGTGGTGCCGGGCATGCGCGTCGCGGCGCCGCGCGACGGCGCCCGCCTGCGTGAGGAACTCGCCGAGGCGCTCGACGTCAACGACGGCCCGACCGCCATCCGGTTCCCCAAAGGCGATGTCGGAGAGGACATCTCGGCGATCGAACGGCGGGACGGGGTGGACGTGCTCGCGCTGCCTGCCGACGGCCTGTCCGACGACGTGCTCGTGATCGCGGTTGGACCGTTCGCCGCGATGGCGCTCGCGATCGCCGAGCGGCTACGCAACCAGGGCATCGGTGTGACCGTGGTCGACCCGCGCTGGGTGCTGCCCGTGCCCACGGCGCTGCACGGCCTGGCCGCGCGGCACAAGCTCGTCGTCACGCTGGAGGACAACGGTGTGCACGGCGGTGTCGGTTCCGCGGTATCGAGCGCGCTGCGGCGCGCCGAGATCGACGTCCCCTGCCGCGACGCCGCCCTCCCGCAGGAGTTCTTCGCCCACGCCTCGCGCGGCGAGGTACTCACCTCGGTGGGCCTGACCGAGCGCAACATCGCCCGTCAGATCACCGGATGGGTGGCCGCGCTCGGCGCCGGCGCCGCGGAGAAGGAAGTCAGCCGCCAGCTCGACTGA